The Stygiolobus azoricus genome window below encodes:
- a CDS encoding thermopsin, which yields MKKLPPILLTVFFVASILPAHALILKTGYFLYIPVQVNSLSAIVYAVESNAIVTVALMTPSEFSQFNNTGLLQGIVVQNGSTVVNGVLANPGTYYIVIYSPTQYANISYYYNTTPITPENSSTYVEEFVTIPSYGTYSLLIHLSTLGSPSTLALFGISNQTVYYTVFNNESQVFFNSSPITLTWNYTSEKCFYTIDLPTGVYFLNITNPNDNPVYLAFAYRVVPKYVNPYLYIEITHRNAYPMGIASYGVSGTQTYVINTTSVLGYFNITSLLAYNGSQNLVPAYSASLQLNSVLVINNNDNSTWILWPQDVLYFLTNESIVLYHDNVFNMTNPTATLTNQSIKGDGYVAPSPQGGNYYGNYNSSPCFTYSLPFSGYLVMNESVIKGKGVLITFSVIVLENGSSTVLSSQTFDKVLVVDPNVSSAYFQVNGMEYTPAGPTGLYGSYYDTELVFGGGGNGEITTFENLSATLGLFYLQNNEYVEFPSYYTFGGDTAEATDNVYVTFTPQGYAKLSVGQPDLTYVVINSPLTLHIGTTTSSVITTQSSTTTTTTNVTPTQSTSTSTTSSSTITSSIVTSSTTTQTTTPQTPSSQQTSYLIPIGGLLVAGVLLVYYILRRKK from the coding sequence TACTATTAACGGTGTTCTTCGTCGCCTCTATCTTACCAGCTCACGCCCTCATTTTAAAGACAGGATACTTTTTATACATTCCAGTTCAAGTTAATAGCTTGTCGGCGATAGTTTACGCCGTTGAGAGCAATGCTATAGTGACAGTAGCACTTATGACTCCCAGTGAATTCTCTCAATTCAATAATACCGGGTTGCTCCAAGGGATCGTAGTCCAGAACGGTTCGACTGTAGTTAACGGGGTACTAGCAAACCCCGGTACGTATTACATAGTAATATACTCGCCTACACAGTACGCAAACATTTCATATTACTATAATACAACGCCCATCACACCCGAAAACTCCTCGACTTATGTGGAGGAGTTCGTGACAATACCTTCCTATGGAACCTATTCACTCCTGATTCACTTGTCTACACTGGGCTCTCCTTCGACTTTAGCACTTTTCGGTATCTCTAACCAGACTGTTTATTACACTGTTTTCAACAACGAGTCTCAGGTCTTCTTCAATTCCTCTCCTATCACCCTAACATGGAACTATACTTCTGAAAAGTGTTTCTACACTATCGATTTACCAACTGGCGTTTACTTCCTTAACATTACTAACCCCAACGACAATCCTGTGTATCTAGCCTTTGCATATAGGGTTGTCCCTAAATATGTAAACCCGTATTTATACATCGAGATAACGCATAGAAATGCTTATCCCATGGGGATAGCGAGTTACGGTGTATCAGGGACTCAAACTTACGTGATTAACACCACCTCAGTTTTAGGGTACTTTAACATAACCTCTCTTTTAGCCTATAACGGTTCTCAGAACCTCGTACCTGCATATTCAGCATCCCTTCAGCTGAACTCGGTGCTAGTCATTAACAATAACGATAACTCCACGTGGATATTGTGGCCGCAAGACGTATTATATTTCCTAACTAACGAGAGCATAGTACTTTATCACGATAACGTATTTAACATGACTAATCCCACGGCTACTCTAACGAACCAGAGCATAAAAGGAGACGGATACGTAGCACCTAGTCCTCAAGGAGGTAACTATTATGGCAACTACAACTCCTCACCTTGTTTCACCTATTCCCTTCCGTTTTCGGGCTATTTAGTAATGAACGAGAGCGTAATAAAAGGCAAGGGCGTATTAATCACTTTTAGCGTCATAGTGTTGGAGAACGGGTCTTCCACGGTCTTGTCTTCCCAAACGTTTGATAAAGTGCTAGTAGTCGATCCAAATGTAAGCTCTGCATATTTCCAAGTAAACGGTATGGAATACACACCTGCAGGTCCAACTGGTCTTTACGGTTCTTATTACGATACGGAACTAGTATTCGGAGGGGGAGGGAACGGCGAGATAACTACGTTTGAGAACCTCTCAGCTACTCTAGGTCTTTTCTACCTACAAAACAATGAGTATGTGGAATTCCCCTCTTATTACACTTTCGGAGGTGACACGGCTGAGGCAACTGATAATGTTTACGTGACCTTTACTCCCCAAGGTTATGCTAAACTAAGTGTAGGTCAACCGGACCTCACATATGTGGTTATAAATTCCCCGTTAACTCTTCATATAGGGACTACGACCTCGAGTGTTATCACGACCCAGAGCAGTACGACAACAACGACTACTAATGTAACACCTACACAGTCTACCTCAACCTCCACTACCTCCTCGTCAACGATAACTTCCTCTATTGTAACCTCATCAACTACAACCCAGACTACTACACCTCAGACCCCATCTAGCCAACAAACTAGCTACCTCATACCTATAGGAGGTCTCTTAGTCGCCGGTGTATTACTGGTGTACTACATACTGAGGAGGAAGAAATGA